In one Marinitoga hydrogenitolerans DSM 16785 genomic region, the following are encoded:
- a CDS encoding response regulator transcription factor, translated as MFKILIVEDDRSISRLLELELKHEGFRVEIANDGKEGLEKYEKFKPDIIILDLMLPEMDGMEIADSIRNYDHNVGIIMLTARGDLPSRIEGLKVGADDYVVKPFEIEELIARIEALLRRLGKHEILSVSNIELDSERMEVKVNGREINLTLTEFNLLKYFLINKNNVISKEKLLEEIWGYDDPENINLVEVYVNYLRKKLGNEGKKIKTVRGVGYVFKEE; from the coding sequence GTGTTTAAAATACTTATAGTTGAAGATGATAGAAGTATTTCCAGACTATTAGAATTGGAATTAAAACATGAAGGATTTAGAGTCGAGATTGCAAATGATGGAAAAGAAGGGTTAGAAAAGTATGAAAAATTTAAACCCGATATTATAATTTTAGATTTAATGTTACCAGAAATGGATGGTATGGAAATTGCCGATTCTATCAGAAATTATGATCATAATGTTGGTATTATAATGCTTACAGCAAGAGGGGATTTACCTTCAAGGATAGAGGGTTTGAAAGTAGGAGCAGATGATTATGTAGTGAAACCATTTGAAATAGAAGAATTAATTGCAAGAATAGAAGCATTACTTAGACGATTAGGAAAACATGAAATATTATCTGTTTCTAACATTGAATTGGATTCTGAAAGAATGGAAGTTAAAGTAAATGGCAGAGAAATAAATTTAACTCTTACAGAATTTAATTTGTTAAAATACTTTTTAATTAATAAAAATAATGTAATATCAAAAGAAAAATTACTTGAGGAAATTTGGGGATATGATGATCCGGAAAATATTAATTTAGTCGAAGTATATGTGAATTATTTAAGAAAAAAATTAGGTAATGAAGGGAAAAAAATTAAAACAGTGAGAGGTGTTGGATACGTTTTTAAAGAAGAATAA